TATTTAATTGCTCTCGGATTGAAAATGCTTGAAAATCATTTCGTCTGCTGGGAGCAAGAATATGAAATGTCCGTCTTAAGCAGACATAACTGATGTTATTGCAGTGGACTTTAGTCCACGATACGCTCTCATGGCATCATCTGGGTTATCTATGggaattttatataaataactatTCTATCTTTTGAGATGACGTTATATCAGGACGGTTTGATGACATTATCAAACGTGGCAATCAgattttcgttttctttgtCTGATATACTGGATAACATCCTTAATGATGCTTTAGCGTGAACTGAAATTACAGATTTTCCAACTCTgaatcaaaattaatttattatcaatttatatttttcgttGATATTAATACaatgaataatatatttaatcaatAGTTCTATTAAGAATGAAAAAATCTCATAACagattttcattatttttatttccaaGCTTACTCGGTCTTTACTTCTTTCTGCTGATAGCAAAACGCGGAAATTTATCTTTCTATAGCTGGTGTCACAAAATTTGTCATCCAAACTTTTGAAAACTTGCTTTTTACTCTGAGTCACCATCCTTATAATGAAAACAGTGTTTTTcgcaaatttatttgttaaaaaagGTCTTTGATAAAGAGGCGGAGAAGGCTATATCGACTAAGCTTTAGAATGCATGTCTGGTTGGAGATTCTATCCCCAATGTGTTACGAATTTCGTTAGTTCTGTTAGAGTATACAAAGTGGCATATGAATCGAAacgttttctttatttatctttatttttttgcagaCGCATGTGTCCCaaacacaaaataatacatCGCCCACGACAAATTCAGGATCGCTGATGCTTAGTCTAGAAATTGGAGGACTTGTAACCAACATGCATAAATCCTTTCTGCAGGACACTTCTCCACCATCGTCTATCTGTACATCTATAAGCAACGGATGCATGAATAGTTCACTTATCAGCTCCGCTGATTTTACAAATCTTAACTTTCTGCAATCGATTAACAGTCTGGAACCAACGGAGTCGGATCCAGCAGATCATAATCTGACAACGACGGCAACGCTGATCAATGAGGGGGGCTACACGCTGAGCGACATGATAAGGGACCGCAAAGTTCTTGAATCACTGAGCATGTCTGGTGATGGCACGTTAATTAAGGATTCACATATTGGCCAGATCGATGACATATCATTGACGACGCTAAGCAAAACTGCTTCCGGTTGCAGCACAATGGATAACAGCACAGACAGTGTGTCCATGCCAAATGAAATCCAGGTGCAAGCACAAGCACATGCACATGCCCAGCCGCAGTTGTGCACAACTATGGTGTTGAGTGAGGAGATGATTGGCGATACCACATTCAGTCTGGTAGACAGCTTAACATCGCGTACAACCACAGAATCGATGTGTGAGGGGGAGACAACTTCCACGTTTAAACGACCAACGGCCATAAACACTGCAGTGTTAAATGAAACACAGCTCCTTGCAGGGCGACAGATTAACAGCACCTTCACTGAAAACTGTCATACGCCCGAGGCAGCCCGCTGTGATACACCTGAGaatcttgaaaacaaattgcCATCTGTCCAAATGCAATCCACACCCCTGACCACAGCAAGTGGTCGTTCTCaatacaaaagcaacaataataataatagcaataagCCGCTAAGCTATACGCCTACACTGAAAGGTCGTGACGAAGTAATAAACATATCTCCGATTGTGGATAGCACTACGCCTTACAAAAGCCGACAACAGCTCAACCACACCTATGAACCACCAACAGCAATATTAAAGGATCTTCAGCTTGAGGTGGCGCCTGACAGTTTTGACAGCCAACAGTTTGTGGCAAATACAATGCAGTTGCTCGAGCAAATCGAACAGCCTACCTTAGATGCAACCTACAAAAAGTCGGAAGAGCATAGGCAAATGCAGTGTGTCATGGATCTGGCCGAGGCTGAGGTGGAGCTGCTCGCTCAACAGGGTGATGAAGAGCAATTTGAGCATATGCTGGCCGAGCTTGGAAAAGTAAATGCTCTTAATGCAGAGCAGctgaaaatgcaaaaatcaCTGGACAGTATAAAGCGTCGTTTTCATAAAGATGAGGAGCCTTACATTCAGcctgaccagcagcagcagatagTGGATCTACAGCATGTTACGCCCCCATCGTCGCAGTCACAATTAACAAGCAGTCATAGTCAATCTTCCAGCAGCAGTGAGCGACTGCTCAGCCGACGTAGTCGCCTCTATGACGATGTCAATTTGACCGCAATGCATAACAGCGATACCAGCAATGCCAGTTGCAATTCTACTTCGTTCATTGTTCATCGACGAGAAGAGGAGCCAACCAAAAAAACCGAGGTCTACACCCCACTTCATGAGACGGACAAGCAGGAAGCGGACATGGAAGTGGAAAAACAGGAGGCTGTAGACTCCAAGTCTTCCAGCTACAAGGTCACAGGGCGACGTAATAGAGATCGAGAACGGTtcaaaactatcaaaataACTAAAGAAATGCGTGCACGCGACGAGGAGCTGGGAAACATTGTTGTGCCTTGTATTGATGATGAAGAGCCGCAGAATGAACCATTGGATACAGTAAAATCTGAGGATCGACAGGAGTCATTTCATAGACGTCTTTCACGACTCGATCAGACATCTCTCAGCAACATAAACGATGTGGACAACAATACCGTCTCCGGCAGTAATTACTTGACTTACAAGAAGCCAAAGGAGAAATCGTTGCTGatgcatcaacagcagcatcagcagccccAACCAGCATTAGCCGAATCGGGCCAGAATGCACGGCCACAGCCGCGCTCGCTATCTCGACCGCGGTACATCAGCGGCTTGCAAAAGCTCAGTACTGTGAGCAAAGCAACTTCCGCTGGCGCTGGTCTAAACGCAACAACATTAGCAAACTCAAATGCAACAACGACAGAATCTGTGCCAAAAGCTAGTGACTTTGAAGGGCTAAAAAGTCCAATGGGCATTAAGTCGAAATCATTTCACAATTTGTCCTCAAACATTAGCGGGCTTGTGAGTGCTGGCGGTACTGTAGATGCGTTGGCGCCTCGACCTAGTTTGGGTGGCGCCTTGAGACGACCCAGCGTCCAAGTAAGCAAGCTGACAAATCTGTTTCGAGCAACCCAACAGCACGAGGTATGTAAAATAAGAAagtataaattttaaaagaaatgaaCATAGAAATCATTTAGCAGGATGGAGGTTCCGTATTTAAAGTGCCCAAGTTAGTCAGCGGATTACGTGCACCGACGAATGCGGCTGTTAAGCGAACTGTGGGCAATGGACTCGCCCGACCTTCGTCCGGATATTATAGTCTGAGCGTGAAAGCAGCTGGGGAATCTGAAACACCCGAGGTGATTTGTCAATTTAAATCAACATGTCtctaaatattaatatattattggTTACAGAGCCTGTCTTCTGCATCGTCGCGTGGCAGCCTGTATGGCAAGGACACAAAACCAAACGACCCTTTTGATACACAGGCGCTTAGCTTGAAGCTCACACAGGTGACAACCGGTGCAACGGGCATACCTAAGCCATCGGGTCTGCGGCAACCGACACAAATGAAACGCAGTGGATTGCCGCGACCATCAAGCATACTAAGGCGTTGACCCACATGAAAACTACAACGACCACTCAACCAGAAGACTAATATAGAAGATATGACCagagaaaacagaaaagtgCTTCGTTTAtccaattttgttttctttactcGCTTTGTTATGTGCGTTACTTATTTCAAACTCCCTCTCTATAAAGAATTTGTTGCCGTACTGTCCATTCGATTtagcatttatttaatgcattcaTTAGTTGAAAGCAACCTCGACTTATGTAAACGCGCCAATATCgaataaaaaacacacactATGCCTTAACGAAAAACGGAGATAACTCCATGTGAATCGTATAGTAATGAAACGAAAACTATTGctgtatatttttgtaaaacacgcaaaaataattatattaacgTTAATTGTTGTAGTTGAGCGCTGCAAATAAGGAGATcgaataataaaattatctatatgtataaataatcCTATCATTAATTGAACCGTATGATTATATCCCTATTCCTGCTCAGTGGCTAgaccacaaaaacaaacaacaaaaatgtagcaTCTACATGATAAGTCTATTAACTATAATAAAACCTGTTACCAGTCTAAATACACTTATAAAATTTACATTACGTAATCAGCATATATGAAGGGATCAAATATCCGaccatttaatttgtttttggatCGATCGTATAGGTAACAAAACAATCTTTCGATTGCTGGTAACCGCTAGCAATATGCTCGCAGGCATCTAAAAGATACTCTGATACATATAAGTGTTGTAAGACATtaaattttcgaacgatcgttacaAGGCTCTAGATATCTTATAAAAATGGtgatatgaaaataaaatgatttgaATCTTACCAACTCCGGCATATGCAAGCATTAAAACTAGAAGCTGAACTTAAGGACTGGTTTGCGCTGGATATATCGACATAGCATATATACAAAGATTGTTTAaggataatatattttttttgttttcacttATAGCTTTGCCTTCCGAATATACACCATTTATCAATGTTGCGGGTACTTAGAAATCCTTTTTGAGAGAGCTTGAGTGAAGTTTTAGGTGAGTCAGAAATTATGCGTAGAATTATGCTCCGATGGGAAAATTGTAAGTGGCGTGATTTTTAGGGTGAATTGCTTATGTCTAACAAAACGGGACAGTTTAATCCTAACCAATGCCGATACCCTTATACTTGATATACACTTCATAAAGTCATGTCCATCCTATTCCCGAGTGATGACGGGCgtagaaaagaaaactttttgaaaaatgttccGTCTTAGGTGGAACTGAAAAAGCCGCTAGGTCAGCACCGCGTGCTGCGGCAACACACTGCGATTCAGTCCACGATTATCTTTGGGGACAGGTGGATGAGAGGTCCTCAGACATCGAATCAGGATTAATAGGTCCTTAAGCGTGATGAGGCATCCATCGTGAACACTCAGTCTTTCGGTATGACGGATCAGCTGAAATAGTAAAATCTAAAGCCCTGTGATAAGACATAGAAACGCAAAAATAAGCTTTTTAAGGGCTTGATCGCCAAAACGATTAGATAATCCGAGGCATTAAAGATCGCCAAGTGAATTCTaaattattgttaaatatctttgtcaaaattcatttcaaacGATTTTCACGATATCCACCGCTATAGGGTACAAAATGCGGGTAAAATGTTCAATTAactatggttttttttttgaggtcAAGATTCTCTCCATAAACTAACAGGCAAAAACCGTAGATTCCAACATTTGGTTCGGCATTTGATGGactttaaacaaatttcaaatagGATTTTTAGCACAAGACATTTCATGGTGAAGCCGGATAATTCCCACTAGCATCTTTATTATTACATCTAAAGTTCAATTAAGTCGACCCTATTTTATGTTCATGACCTAAACTAAACAATTACCAAACATAATTAATGTATtcgatatttttgtattttttgtatgatCAGTAATTTATATTAGTTTGATTTATGTACACAGGGTATTTATGGGAATCAACAGAAAGtataaaagcataaaaaattcTGTAATGGAAAGACAAAGCTGCAATCGGCAGCTAATTTGTAAGTTGAGATACAtagtaaatatttgctttgcatttttgaATACCGAGAATTTAGCAGAAAATGCGACAACAGGAATGTTGTGGTTAATGttgcagtttttgttgttctggcttttgttgttgcttagaAGGATCATGCTGAAGCACCTGGTCCTTagattgctgttgctgttgctgaacTGGTAACTGTTGGTTTTGCTGAGGCGAAGGCGACtgattgttgatttgttgatgCGCTTGTTGCTGGGcgggctgctgttgttgtggcgcAGGCACTTGCCCTGGTTGGACAGCCGGTTGAACAGGCTGATATAcaggctgctgttgctgttgcgcagGCACTTGCCCTGGTTGGACAGCCGGTTGCACTGGCTGATATACAGGCTGCTGTTGTGAAGGTTGCTGTTGGCTAGGTTGCTGATAGAttagcggctgctgttgctgctgatacGCTTGCTGGTGTTCTGGTATCTGTCCAGCATGCTGATACACTTGATCGGGATTCAATTGAACGGGCTGTGGCTGCCcatactgctgctgttggtattGTTGGCCATgattctgttgctgttgggcatattgttgttgctgatgttcatactgttgctgctgctgcgcgtgCAACTGATTTGGTTGCTGGTAATGTAGTTGAGCACCTTGGGATGGCGCGTGATAGGTCACACCACTTGGTGGTGGCACTGCATAATAACCTTGAGGCATATTGGGATGTGGGGGAAGTTGACCTTGAGCAATCATGCGCTGCACTTCCTCCTGACGTCGTCGTTCAAACTCCAAATACTCCTCATGTGAAAACTGCGGCTGTTGATCAATCGTTTCCCACTCAGGATCCTTTTGAAACTCCTCTTTTGCAGTTTGCTGCATGAACTCATCTATACTGATAAGGCCATCATGATTGGTGTCCGTTTCCTagtttatagatatatattaacattaacatgccacactttttttaaaatatataaattataagccTACCTGAAAGTAATGTTCCCGCATGCGCTCCATTTCTTCGGCCCGCTCGCGCATATCATCCTCGGGCAAATTGCTTTGGTAGACTTTGTCTAACTCCTTTACAAAAAGTGCCTTT
The sequence above is a segment of the Drosophila virilis strain 15010-1051.87 chromosome 3, Dvir_AGI_RSII-ME, whole genome shotgun sequence genome. Coding sequences within it:
- the NUCB1 gene encoding nucleobindin-2, which codes for MKRTLAEVVLALALAASLVVALPVTQNKKEDKSKDPSSTPGPADVEAALEYERYLREVVEALEADPEFRKKLDKAPEADIRSGKIAQELDYVNHHVRTKLDEIKRRELERLRELANQEFELSNDIDRKHLKVPQHLDHGNEHTFEIEDLRKLIQKTSDDLAEADRKRRGEFKEYEMQKEFEREAQKKEMDEASRKKFEEELKEKEKKHKQHEKVHHPGNKAQLEEVWEKQDHMDRDDFNPKTFFSIHDVDSNGFWDEAEVKALFVKELDKVYQSNLPEDDMRERAEEMERMREHYFQETDTNHDGLISIDEFMQQTAKEEFQKDPEWETIDQQPQFSHEEYLEFERRRQEEVQRMIAQGQLPPHPNMPQGYYAVPPPSGVTYHAPSQGAQLHYQQPNQLHAQQQQQYEHQQQQYAQQQQNHGQQYQQQQYGQPQPVQLNPDQVYQHAGQIPEHQQAYQQQQQPLIYQQPSQQQPSQQQPVYQPVQPAVQPGQVPAQQQQQPVYQPVQPAVQPGQVPAPQQQQPAQQQAHQQINNQSPSPQQNQQLPVQQQQQQSKDQVLQHDPSKQQQKPEQQKLQH
- the ssp2 gene encoding myb-like protein P isoform X1, which produces MDILDIDEALKDDSYIFLADKTHDDISNILQQWKTNNQQQSQMQPQLHSQPNNEQAYKLNSKTFTRPKRRSQAAANLETQFTHVSQTQNNTSPTTNSGSLMLSLEIGGLVTNMHKSFLQDTSPPSSICTSISNGCMNSSLISSADFTNLNFLQSINSLEPTESDPADHNLTTTATLINEGGYTLSDMIRDRKVLESLSMSGDGTLIKDSHIGQIDDISLTTLSKTASGCSTMDNSTDSVSMPNEIQVQAQAHAHAQPQLCTTMVLSEEMIGDTTFSLVDSLTSRTTTESMCEGETTSTFKRPTAINTAVLNETQLLAGRQINSTFTENCHTPEAARCDTPENLENKLPSVQMQSTPLTTASGRSQYKSNNNNNSNKPLSYTPTLKGRDEVINISPIVDSTTPYKSRQQLNHTYEPPTAILKDLQLEVAPDSFDSQQFVANTMQLLEQIEQPTLDATYKKSEEHRQMQCVMDLAEAEVELLAQQGDEEQFEHMLAELGKVNALNAEQLKMQKSLDSIKRRFHKDEEPYIQPDQQQQIVDLQHVTPPSSQSQLTSSHSQSSSSSERLLSRRSRLYDDVNLTAMHNSDTSNASCNSTSFIVHRREEEPTKKTEVYTPLHETDKQEADMEVEKQEAVDSKSSSYKVTGRRNRDRERFKTIKITKEMRARDEELGNIVVPCIDDEEPQNEPLDTVKSEDRQESFHRRLSRLDQTSLSNINDVDNNTVSGSNYLTYKKPKEKSLLMHQQQHQQPQPALAESGQNARPQPRSLSRPRYISGLQKLSTVSKATSAGAGLNATTLANSNATTTESVPKASDFEGLKSPMGIKSKSFHNLSSNISGLVSAGGTVDALAPRPSLGGALRRPSVQVSKLTNLFRATQQHEQDGGSVFKVPKLVSGLRAPTNAAVKRTVGNGLARPSSGYYSLSVKAAGESETPESLSSASSRGSLYGKDTKPNDPFDTQALSLKLTQVTTGATGIPKPSGLRQPTQMKRSGLPRPSSILRR
- the ssp2 gene encoding myb-like protein P isoform X2, whose translation is MDILDIDEALKDDSYIFLADKTHDDISNILQQWKTNNQQQSQMQPQLHSQPNNEQAYKLNSKTFTRPKRRSQAAANLETQFTHVSQTQNNTSPTTNSGSLMLSLEIGGLVTNMHKSFLQDTSPPSSICTSISNGCMNSSLISSADFTNLNFLQSINSLEPTESDPADHNLTTTATLINEGGYTLSDMIRDRKVLESLSMSGDGTLIKDSHIGQIDDISLTTLSKTASGCSTMDNSTDSVSMPNEIQVQAQAHAHAQPQLCTTMVLSEEMIGDTTFSLVDSLTSRTTTESMCEGETTSTFKRPTAINTAVLNETQLLAGRQINSTFTENCHTPEAARCDTPENLENKLPSVQMQSTPLTTASGRSQYKSNNNNNSNKPLSYTPTLKGRDEVINISPIVDSTTPYKSRQQLNHTYEPPTAILKDLQLEVAPDSFDSQQFVANTMQLLEQIEQPTLDATYKKSEEHRQMQCVMDLAEAEVELLAQQGDEEQFEHMLAELGKVNALNAEQLKMQKSLDSIKRRFHKDEEPYIQPDQQQQIVDLQHVTPPSSQSQLTSSHSQSSSSSERLLSRRSRLYDDVNLTAMHNSDTSNASCNSTSFIVHRREEEPTKKTEVYTPLHETDKQEADMEVEKQEAVDSKSSSYKVTGRRNRDRERFKTIKITKEMRARDEELGNIVVPCIDDEEPQNEPLDTVKSEDRQESFHRRLSRLDQTSLSNINDVDNNTVSGSNYLTYKKPKEKSLLMHQQQHQQPQPALAESGQNARPQPRSLSRPRYISGLQKLSTVSKATSAGAGLNATTLANSNATTTESVPKASDFEGLKSPMGIKSKSFHNLSSNISGLVSAGGTVDALAPRPSLGGALRRPSVQVSKLTNLFRATQQHEDGGSVFKVPKLVSGLRAPTNAAVKRTVGNGLARPSSGYYSLSVKAAGESETPESLSSASSRGSLYGKDTKPNDPFDTQALSLKLTQVTTGATGIPKPSGLRQPTQMKRSGLPRPSSILRR